A segment of the Deltaproteobacteria bacterium genome:
CACTAAGCAAACAAAGAATCCTACGAGAAAACTTGTGAGATACCATCCACCCTTGGCCAAAGCACGAGCCACCAATGGACCACCCACCATAAACCAAAACACATAAGGGTGTGGGTTCACCAGATTCACCGCGATGCTCTTGACGATTGAGCGAGGCTCGCCGCCCTCTTCAACAGATGGAATTTGAGCGTGGTAAGCGTCCCAAGCCAAATAGGTTACCACCAATGCGCCAAGGACCGACAAAGCACCGAGGACACCGTCCATGCCCGCAGCCACGCTTACCAAAAACCCTGCTGCCAACACCAACGGACCGTCGGTGAGGATTGGCGCCAAAGCTACCAACATGCCCTCACGAGCACCGAACCGTAACGTCTGAGATATGACAAGTGCCGTGAGCGGTCCGGGCGATAAACCACCGCTCAGACCCAACAAGATACCGCTGGTCATAAAATATAGAAATGTATCAGCTTCAGGGGTCATGATACCAACTCTCGGAGCAAGAGTTGTTCGAGAGCCGTGCAATCGTCAAGGGTAAATCAGAGGTACTCAAGCTCATCATTGATAAAATCAAAAATAGCTTCCTCGAGTGCCGTACCTTCAATCTCGTCAAACCGGATGCCCACACCTGTTGAGGCCACACGAACCACAGTGCATGCGCCATCGTAAGGCAAGGAATTGATCACCACGGTCATGAAGCCCGACTGGTCAATCAACCCTGCTTCAACAGCCTCCGGGAGATCAATTAAAACCCCTCCCATACTCAGATTCCGGGTTACACCTTCGTATTCATTGTCGCCAATCACAAGTTGATATGGGAATTCACCTTCATGCCGCCCTGTATCGCGGCGCTCTCGTGGATCTTCCTCAACGCTCATAACTCAACCTCCTAAGATATCTTACCCGTTTTTAGGTCAGGGCCAAACCCCAAGAGTTGGCTTGCTGACCATATTCGTCCTAAGCTTCACCATGACCAACCCAGCTAATACAGAGGCTTATCGCCTTCTACTGGAAACCGCCCGTCTAGCCATTGAGCAATATCTCACGGGGCAACCCCTCAATGTACCTGCACTGGATACAAACTTAAACACCAGCCAAGGCGTATTCGTAACGCTCTGGGAGCCGTCTAAAAAGCTGCGGGGCTGTATCGGGCGCACCCAAGGAATTACCCCTACCCTCACCCAAGAAGTCGCAGAATGCGCCATCATGGCAGCGACCCGCGATACCCGGTTCACGCCACTTCGAGACACCCTAGAGCTACAAAACCTTTCGATTGAGCTCAGTCTCTTAATGCCTTTGGAAGAAATCAGCAGTACTGCATCTCTCGATCCGCATCGCTATGGTGTGGTGGTCATGGCCGGCTCAAAGCGTGGTCTTCTACTTCCCAACGTCGATGGTATCGAGACGGTGGAGAAGCAACTACAAATTGCTAAAGAAAAAGGTAAAATCGATGCGCACGAAGAGTGCCAGTTGGCTCGGTTTGAAGTTTTAAAAATAACTGAACAGGATGCACCTGCCTAAGCCTGGGTTGAATCGCTCGGCTCCAAGCAATTCCGAATACCCGCCATCAATGCCGCTTCATCGAACGGCTTTACCACCCAAGCCGTTGCTCCCTTTTCACGACCCTCGTCCTGGATGTGATCTGTAGACTCGGTGGTGAGAACAAATATTGGCAGTGCGCCGTACCCATCTAAGGCCCGAAGTTGTGCAAGAAAAGTCAGACCATCCATGACTGGCATATTGATATCGGTAATGACCAAGTCGATGTCATTGCGTTGCTGAGCGAAGTTCAAGGCATCGGCACCGTTGACAGCCTCGACAACTTGGTAGCCATTCTTTTTCAAAGCGCTCGAGAGCTGCAGGCGAATAATCGCCGAATCATCAACAATCATAATGGTATGACTCATATCTTTCCCCTAAATCTCTGAAAACAACTTGAATTTTACACCAATACTGGCCCAATTGCTGCAAATGAGCCTAAAAGGCTTTGACGAAGCACCTTCTAGGGCTTTAGAATCCAGTTCTGGGCCGCCCAGCCCATCGGAAAAGATATGTTTTATAAAGCAAAATTGGCCTCCGTTCTCACGGTGACGCTCCTGGCACTCTATGGGTGCGGTGATGAAACCAGCCCTGCTGATCAGGATCCTACTGACGGTCAGGACAGCACCAACACCGAAGAAACCTTCGTATCGCTCTGCGCTAGCACTCCCGATATTGATGACTACAGCCCTGACTTGGTTCGCACTGG
Coding sequences within it:
- a CDS encoding PilZ domain-containing protein gives rise to the protein MSVEEDPRERRDTGRHEGEFPYQLVIGDNEYEGVTRNLSMGGVLIDLPEAVEAGLIDQSGFMTVVINSLPYDGACTVVRVASTGVGIRFDEIEGTALEEAIFDFINDELEYL
- the amrA gene encoding AmmeMemoRadiSam system protein A, giving the protein MLTIFVLSFTMTNPANTEAYRLLLETARLAIEQYLTGQPLNVPALDTNLNTSQGVFVTLWEPSKKLRGCIGRTQGITPTLTQEVAECAIMAATRDTRFTPLRDTLELQNLSIELSLLMPLEEISSTASLDPHRYGVVVMAGSKRGLLLPNVDGIETVEKQLQIAKEKGKIDAHEECQLARFEVLKITEQDAPA
- a CDS encoding response regulator, whose product is MSHTIMIVDDSAIIRLQLSSALKKNGYQVVEAVNGADALNFAQQRNDIDLVITDINMPVMDGLTFLAQLRALDGYGALPIFVLTTESTDHIQDEGREKGATAWVVKPFDEAALMAGIRNCLEPSDSTQA
- a CDS encoding LysE family transporter, producing MTPEADTFLYFMTSGILLGLSGGLSPGPLTALVISQTLRFGAREGMLVALAPILTDGPLVLAAGFLVSVAAGMDGVLGALSVLGALVVTYLAWDAYHAQIPSVEEGGEPRSIVKSIAVNLVNPHPYVFWFMVGGPLVARALAKGGWYLTSFLVGFFVCLVGAKLALALITQHFREWLLGPPYRTVMRILSVALLLFAVVMLVDGVERLLV